TGCCCCCGACCAGCGAAGAGTTTGAGTTCACTGGGAAAGGACTTTCGGCTGCCGACATAGCAGCTGCCGCCGCCAAAACGGCGCCGAAAAAAGAGGTGAAAAAAGAATCGGCCAAGCCGGTTGAAAAAAAAAATAACGAGACCGTAAAAGCCGAGACGCAACCCGCTACCCCGGCAACCGAGGCTGCCCAACCCGCACAGGAGCAAGTGGTCGAGAACACACCGGCGCCCCAAACGGCAACCATCGATTTGTGGACTCCCGTCATCGACAAACTGCAAGCCCGCGGAGAGACAACAGCCGCGGCCGACACCTCGTTCTGGTTTCTCTTCTTCTCGGGATTCGTAGGCGGCCTGTTGGCCCTTCTCACCCCCTGCGTGTGGCCCATGATTCCCATGACGGTAAGTTTCTTCCTGAAACGCTCCAACAACCGCCGCCGCTCGATACGCGACGCCATCATTTACGGGCTGGCCATCATCATCATCTACGTCGGCCTGGGATTGCTCATCACCGCCATCTTCGGCGCCAGCGCCCTCAACAGCCTCGCAACGAACGCAGTCTTCAACATCTTGTTCTTTGCCCTGCTGGTGGTATTTGCCATCTCCTTCTTCGGAGCTTTTGAACTGACTCTCCCCGCTTCGTGGACTACGAAACTCGACAGCAAGGCCGACTCGACCAGCGGTCTGCTGAGTATCTTCTTCATGGCATTCACCCTGGTTTTGGTATCGTTCTCCTGCACAGGTCCCATCATCGGCACCCTGCTGGTACAAGCCGCCTCGATGGGCGTCGCCATAGGCCCGGCCATCGGTATGTTCGGTTTCGCCTTGGCACTCGCCATTCCGTTCGCCGTGTTTGCCATCTTCCCCTCGATGCTGCAATCGCTGCCGCGCTCGGGTGGCTGGCTCAACTCGGTAAAAGTGGTACTGGCCTTCCTCGAACTGGCCTTCGCCTTGAAATTCCTCTCGGTAGCCGACTTGGCTTACGGCTGGCACATTCTCGACCGCGAAGCCTTCGTTGCCCTGTGGATCATCATCTTCGCCCTGCTCGGTATCTACCTGCTCGGTAAAATACGCTTCTCGCACGACAGCGAGACGCAACATGTGTCGGTTCCCCGCCTCTTCCTGGCCATGATTTCCCTGGCTTTTGCCCTATACATGGTACCCGGCCTGTGGGGCGCTCCGCTGAAAGCCATCAGCGCCTTCGCTCCCCCGTTGTCGACCCAGGACTTCAATCTCTACAAAGACGAAGTACACGCCGCTTTCATGGATTATGACGAGGGCATGGCCTATGCCAAGAAGGTGAACAAACCCGTTCTTATCGACTTCTCGGGCTATGGTTGCGTGAACTGCCGCAAAATGGAGGCCGCCGTATGGACCGACCCCGCCGTGAAAGACGTCATCGAGAATGACTATGTGCTCATCACCCTCATGGTCGATGACAAGGAGTCGCTTCCCGAACCGATAAAAATCGAGGAGTATGGCAAAACCCGCACCCTCTACACCGTGGGTGACCGTTGGAGCTACCTGCAACGCCATAAATTCGGAGCCAATGCACAACCGTTCTATGTGCTGCTCGACACCAAAGGCGAACCGGTAGGCCCCTCCTACTCCTACAAAGAAGATGTTCCCGCCTATCTCGAATTCCTGAAAAACGGATTGAAGGTTTTCAACGCCGAGAACAAACGCTGATACATCACAACCGTCCATAAGAAAAGGGCCGCTCTCCAAGGAGCGGCCCTTTTCTTATTTTATGCACATCGGGAGATGCAGGCAGGCGGTATTAGCCGCGCCGATGAGAAACCCGGCATCAACGACGCCGGTAGGTCACAAAAGAATAGGGATAGGCGTGACGGTCGTCGGCCGGGAAATCCTCCCGCTCCACCTCTTCCCACACAGCGGGGTCTATCGCGGGGAAAAAGGTATCAGCATCGGGAAAATCGTGGTGTATCTCGGTGATGTAGAGCTGCCGGGCATCGTCGATGGCAGCCTTGTATAGAGTCGCTCCGCCGATAATGAAAAGCTCCTCTTCATCGGCGGCCGACGCCAACGCCTCGGGCAACGAAGCATAGGCCGAGACCGTATCGGGCAACTGCCCGGGACGCGACGAGAGCACCACATTGCGGCGACGCGGCAGGGGTCCGGCCGGGAGCGACTCGAAGGTGCGACGCCCCATGACGACGGTATGTCCGAGCGTCAACGCCTTGAAATGTTTCAAGTCATTGGGCAGATGACACAACAAGTCATTGTCTTTGCCTATGGCTCCATTGGCAGCCACGGCGGCTATGAGTGAGAGATTCGTCATAAGGAAGGAATTAAACCGAGACGACACCTTTGATATGCGGGTGCGGGTCATACCCGACGAGGGTGAAGTCTTCGTATTTGAAATCGAAAATCGATTTCACCTCGGGATTCAATATCATCTGCGGCAAAGCCCGGGGCTCGCGGGTGAGTTGCAGATGCACCTGTTCGAGATGATTGGTGTAGATGTGCGCGTCGCCCAACGTATGGACGAAATCGCCGGCTTTGAGTCCCGTCACCTGTGCCATCATTTGCAGCAACAAGGCATATGAAGCGATGTTGAAGGGCACCCCGAGGAAAATGTCGGCACTACGCTGGTAGAGTTGCAGGCTGAGACGCCCGTTGGCCACATAGAACTGGAAGAAGGCATGGCAGGGCGGGAGATTCATGTTGTCGAGGTCGGCCACGTTCCAAGAGCTGACGATGATGCGGCGCGAGTCGGGATTGTGTTTGATGGTCTCCACCGCCTCGGCTATCTGGTCGATGTGGCCGCCCTTGTAATCGGGCCACGAACGCCACTGGTAACCATAGATGTGACCGAGGTCGCCGTTGGCATCGGCCCATTCGTTCCAGATGCGCACTCCGTTGTCTTGCAGATATTTGACGTTGGTATCACCTTTGAGAAACCAAAGCAACTCATGGATAATCGATTTGAGGTGCAGTTTTTTTGTCGTCAAGAGAGGGAAACCCTCTTCGAGGTTGAAGCGCATCTGGTGCCCAAACACACTGATGGTGCCGGTGCCCGTACGGTCGGACTTCTTCACCCCTTCGTCGAGAACGCGTTGCAGGAGAGCGAGATATTGTTTCATGATTTTTCGATATTAATAGCCCGAGCGGTACTTACCCTCGGTACTGTCGTCGATGATACTTAAATAGCTGGCATAACGCGAGGCGCTGATGCGATGCTCTTCGAGAGCCTTCAACACGGCACAGCCCGGCTCGTGGCGATGGGTGCAGTTCCCGAAGCGGCAATCGTGGGAGAACTTGAATATCTCGGGGAAGAAATGCGCCACCTCCTCGGGAGCGAAATCGATGGTTCCAAACCCCTTGACACCCGGCGTGTCGATGATATAGCCGCCATCGGGCAAT
This genomic window from Candidatus Caccoplasma merdavium contains:
- a CDS encoding dihydrofolate reductase; its protein translation is MTNLSLIAAVAANGAIGKDNDLLCHLPNDLKHFKALTLGHTVVMGRRTFESLPAGPLPRRRNVVLSSRPGQLPDTVSAYASLPEALASAADEEELFIIGGATLYKAAIDDARQLYITEIHHDFPDADTFFPAIDPAVWEEVEREDFPADDRHAYPYSFVTYRRR
- a CDS encoding thymidylate synthase, whose product is MKQYLALLQRVLDEGVKKSDRTGTGTISVFGHQMRFNLEEGFPLLTTKKLHLKSIIHELLWFLKGDTNVKYLQDNGVRIWNEWADANGDLGHIYGYQWRSWPDYKGGHIDQIAEAVETIKHNPDSRRIIVSSWNVADLDNMNLPPCHAFFQFYVANGRLSLQLYQRSADIFLGVPFNIASYALLLQMMAQVTGLKAGDFVHTLGDAHIYTNHLEQVHLQLTREPRALPQMILNPEVKSIFDFKYEDFTLVGYDPHPHIKGVVSV
- a CDS encoding thioredoxin family protein, with amino-acid sequence MKKLIFLLGFLLTFGLGQAQMQDPVHWKFSMTDVSKTEKELQFTAKIDDHWHVYGLHIPEDGPNPTSFTFTSVEGAELVGEVTSPSNLITKYDETFGMELNWYEKEVTFVQRIKLTGETFTVKGYLRYMCCDDQSCLPPTSEEFEFTGKGLSAADIAAAAAKTAPKKEVKKESAKPVEKKNNETVKAETQPATPATEAAQPAQEQVVENTPAPQTATIDLWTPVIDKLQARGETTAAADTSFWFLFFSGFVGGLLALLTPCVWPMIPMTVSFFLKRSNNRRRSIRDAIIYGLAIIIIYVGLGLLITAIFGASALNSLATNAVFNILFFALLVVFAISFFGAFELTLPASWTTKLDSKADSTSGLLSIFFMAFTLVLVSFSCTGPIIGTLLVQAASMGVAIGPAIGMFGFALALAIPFAVFAIFPSMLQSLPRSGGWLNSVKVVLAFLELAFALKFLSVADLAYGWHILDREAFVALWIIIFALLGIYLLGKIRFSHDSETQHVSVPRLFLAMISLAFALYMVPGLWGAPLKAISAFAPPLSTQDFNLYKDEVHAAFMDYDEGMAYAKKVNKPVLIDFSGYGCVNCRKMEAAVWTDPAVKDVIENDYVLITLMVDDKESLPEPIKIEEYGKTRTLYTVGDRWSYLQRHKFGANAQPFYVLLDTKGEPVGPSYSYKEDVPAYLEFLKNGLKVFNAENKR